The Alphaproteobacteria bacterium DNA window TTTGCAACGGCAACGGCATGTTGCAAAAATATCACCTTTCGGCATTAAAAAAACGCCCCCGATTTCAGTCATTTATAGTCGCCTGACGAGTGCTATATAGAACGGCGAACATCCTCGTTGGCGATGCTGTATTCGCCGACTTTTACAAGGGCCTCAAAATGAACTCGTCGAAATATCTGCCCGTTGCACTTCTTGCCGCCGGCCTTGCCTGGCCGCAGGTATCCGCCGCGCAATCCGAAGGTTTGTATATCTCCGGTGGCGTTGGCGGCGTTTTTCCGCGCGACTCGGACGTCGACGGACCCGGCGTCAATTCGAATGTCGAATTTGACAGGGGTCCCGTGGGATCCATCGCCATCGGTTCGACCCTCGGCGGCAACCTGCGTGGCGAAATTGAACTGAGCCACCGCGAAGTCGATATCGATTCGGTGTCCGGCGCGGCCGGCAGCACCGGCGACGTTGCCGGTACGGCGCTGATGTTCAACGGGTTCTACGATTTCTCGACCGGTTCGAACTTCACGCCCTACCTCGGCGCCGGTGTCGGCCCGATGCGGCTTGACGTCAACGGCGCGGCGCCCTTTGCCGGCGCCCGGATCGATGACGACGAATGGGTCGTTGCCGCGCAGGCAATCGCCGGTATCGGCTACCGGGTCAGCGACAGGCTCGGGCTGTTTACCGATTACCGCTATCTCCACACGGCGGAAGCCGACCTGACAACATCGGCAGGCACGGCAGTCGAAACCGATTACAGCGAACACCGCGTGATGGTCGGCCTGCGCTGGTCCTTCAACGGACCGAAGCCGATGCCCAAGGCCGAACCGGTTCCGGTCGCCGCGCCCGCGCCGCCGCCCCCGCCGAAAGCCGAACCGGCGCCGGCCCCGGCGCCCGTCGCAAACCGCAATTTCCTGGTGTTCTTTGACTTCGACCAGTCCAACCTGACCGAAGATGCACAGGCCATCGTGCAGGCGGCCGCCAGGACCAGCAAGGACGTGCCGGTCACGGTCATCGAAGCCACCGGCCACGCGGACCGCGCCGGGTCGGACCGCTACAACCTGGGCCTGTCGCAGAAACGCGCCGAAGCGGTGAAGGCGGAGCTGATCCGGCTTGGCGTCGCAACGGATGAAATCGCCATCCTGTGGAAGGGCGAGCGCGAACCGCTGGTGCAGACCGCGGATGGTGTCCGTGAGCCGCAGAACCGTCGGGTCGAGATCATCCTGAAGTAATCCCGGAGGCGGCCACCGCCCGCGGCGCCGCAACACACAAGACAAACGCCGTTCCAGGCCATGCCCGGAGCGGCGTTTTTCATCCGGCAATACCGGCGGAAATAACGATCTGATCTAATTTTTCGGATTAAAAGCAAATTCACGTGTTAATCGGAATCACCCGGGCGATTCCGATTAATCACGATCTGCTTTAGCGGCTGGTGGGCTCCACGACC harbors:
- a CDS encoding OmpA family protein, which codes for MNSSKYLPVALLAAGLAWPQVSAAQSEGLYISGGVGGVFPRDSDVDGPGVNSNVEFDRGPVGSIAIGSTLGGNLRGEIELSHREVDIDSVSGAAGSTGDVAGTALMFNGFYDFSTGSNFTPYLGAGVGPMRLDVNGAAPFAGARIDDDEWVVAAQAIAGIGYRVSDRLGLFTDYRYLHTAEADLTTSAGTAVETDYSEHRVMVGLRWSFNGPKPMPKAEPVPVAAPAPPPPPKAEPAPAPAPVANRNFLVFFDFDQSNLTEDAQAIVQAAARTSKDVPVTVIEATGHADRAGSDRYNLGLSQKRAEAVKAELIRLGVATDEIAILWKGEREPLVQTADGVREPQNRRVEIILK